The Clostridia bacterium genome window below encodes:
- the pfkA gene encoding 6-phosphofructokinase, producing MSEEKKTIGIMTSGGDAPGMNATIRAVVRSALSRDMRVMGIMRGYNGLINDEVKEMHMRSVSEILHRGGTILYTARCDEFRTLEGQIKAAEICRKHGMSGVVVIGGDGSFRGAVDLSKQGINCVGIPATIDNDIAASEYTIGFDTAMNTACEMIDKLRDTSQSHERCSVVEVMGRHAGHLALEVGVASGATSIVVPEIPIDIEKDIIHKINKVQRKGKKHFIIVVAEGTGLTNEISRRIEEETGIESRVTVLGHVQRGGAPTVRERVMASAMGYRAVELLSYGVTNRVVVLRNTQITDMDINEALGMKKQIDMKLYQISNTISI from the coding sequence ATGAGCGAAGAAAAGAAAACCATAGGCATAATGACCAGCGGCGGCGACGCTCCCGGCATGAACGCAACGATACGCGCCGTCGTCAGAAGCGCGCTTTCGCGCGATATGCGGGTCATGGGCATAATGCGCGGATATAACGGCCTTATCAACGACGAGGTCAAAGAAATGCATATGCGCAGCGTTTCGGAGATACTTCACCGCGGCGGCACGATACTTTATACCGCGCGCTGCGACGAGTTCCGCACGCTTGAGGGACAGATAAAGGCCGCCGAAATCTGCAGGAAGCACGGGATGAGCGGCGTCGTCGTCATCGGCGGCGACGGTTCTTTCAGAGGCGCGGTCGATCTGTCGAAGCAGGGGATAAACTGCGTCGGAATACCCGCGACAATCGACAACGACATCGCGGCGAGCGAATACACGATCGGCTTCGATACCGCTATGAACACCGCCTGCGAAATGATAGACAAGCTGCGCGATACGTCGCAGTCGCACGAACGCTGCTCCGTTGTCGAGGTAATGGGCCGTCACGCCGGCCACCTCGCGCTTGAGGTCGGAGTCGCCTCCGGCGCGACGTCGATAGTCGTTCCCGAGATCCCGATCGACATAGAAAAGGACATTATTCACAAGATAAACAAGGTCCAGCGCAAGGGCAAAAAGCACTTCATAATCGTCGTCGCCGAGGGCACGGGACTTACGAACGAGATCTCGCGCCGCATCGAGGAAGAGACCGGCATCGAGAGCCGCGTCACCGTTCTCGGCCACGTTCAGCGCGGCGGCGCGCCGACCGTCCGCGAAAGGGTCATGGCGAGCGCGATGGGCTACCGCGCCGTTGAACTGCTTTCCTACGGCGTGACAAACCGCGTCGTGGTGCTGAGAAACACGCAGATAACCGATATGGATATCAACGAGGCGCTCGGGATGAAGAAACAGATCGACATGAAGCTTTATCAGATATCCAACACCATTTCGATATAA
- a CDS encoding helix-turn-helix transcriptional regulator codes for MDSKVTDTAQRLKGLREMEDISVSQMASALGISEEVYNEYEAGKRDFSISFLHNCAKQLGVDVVDIITGESPKLSGYTVVRTNERQPIERRRGFTYNHLNPNFKGKIVEAFEVFCPYSEAEHIMGIPLSTHKGQEMDFVLEGELDVVVDGHVERLKPGDTLYMDSSIPHGMNAVHKEGCRFLAIVASVE; via the coding sequence ATGGACAGCAAAGTCACCGATACCGCTCAGCGACTCAAGGGACTGCGCGAAATGGAGGATATTTCCGTTTCGCAGATGGCGTCCGCGCTCGGCATTTCAGAGGAAGTTTACAACGAATACGAAGCGGGGAAGCGCGACTTCTCGATCTCCTTTCTGCATAACTGCGCAAAGCAGCTCGGCGTCGACGTCGTCGACATAATCACCGGCGAAAGCCCGAAACTTTCCGGCTACACCGTCGTCCGTACTAACGAGCGCCAGCCGATCGAACGCCGCAGGGGCTTTACCTATAACCACCTCAACCCGAACTTCAAGGGCAAGATCGTCGAGGCGTTCGAGGTTTTCTGCCCGTATTCCGAAGCGGAGCACATCATGGGCATACCGCTCTCGACGCACAAAGGGCAGGAGATGGACTTCGTCCTCGAGGGCGAGCTTGACGTCGTCGTCGACGGGCACGTCGAACGCCTGAAGCCGGGCGATACGCTTTATATGGATTCCTCGATCCCGCACGGAATGAACGCCG